The stretch of DNA GTCCATATGCTCCAGAACATGGAACATACATATGGCGTCAAAGGCCTCATCCTCCAGGGTCGCCTCCTCCAGCAACGTGGGGATGACCTGAAGGCCCTTCTGCCGGTGGCGTGCCACCCCTAAGGGCGAGGGTTCAACCCCCAGGACCGTGAAGCCTTTCTTTTTAAGCACGGCCAGGAAATCTCCTTCAGCGGAGCCGATCTCGGCCACGGTGCCTGAGGTCAGCCGGGTGTGGGTGAGAAAATATTTCACCCGCAGGCGAAGGTTGGCCAGGTAGGCCCGGGCCTGGTCCCGGGAAGGCGGAGGCGCGGCCTCCCGGGTCCGCTCATAATGCATCTTCAACCCTGCTGGCGAGACGGGGGTGGCGACCTGAACAAAGCCGCACCCGAGGCAGCGGGCGATTTCGATTCCCTCCCAATATACGAGGGGGCGCCTGGCGGCATTGCCACATAAGCGACAGGATCTGGCGGCAGAGGCTGCCACCTCCGAGGGATGGGACCGCGGCTCAGGTGCCATAGATTGCCTTGGATGATCTTGGAGTACCGCCGGAAGCGGACACGGCCGGGTCACCCCTTGAGGGCCTCCTGGATGCGGGTGATGCCCCGGCAGCGGCCGTCGTCGGTGAGTTCCAGGAGCACCCCCTGGAGCTGGACCTGGGCCGCCGCCACCTTGAAGGGTTGCGGCCGCTGGCTCAAGAAACGCTCCAGGATGATCTCCTTTTTCATGCCGATGACCCCGTTTAAGGGGCCGGTCATGCCCACATCGGTGATGTAGCCGGTGCCGCCGGCGAGCACCCGCTCATCCGCGGTCTGCACATGGGTGTGGGTGCCGATAAGGGCGCTCACCCGGCCGTCCAGGTAGTAGCCTAAGGCCTGCTTTTCGCTGGTGGCCTCGGCGTGGAAGTCCACAATGATGGCGGCCAGATCCGAGGGCAGTTCCGCCAGCAGCCGGTCGGCAGTGCGGAAGGGGCACTCCAGCGGGCTCATGAAGACCCGGCCTTCGAGATTGAGGACGGCCACCCGCCGGCCCGCCGCGGTCTCCACCACCGCCCAGCCCCGGCCCGGGGTCCCCGGCGGGTAGTTGGCCGGGCGGAGCAGCCTCTCGCTCTCCTCCAAATACGGCAGGATCTCCTTGTGCTTCCAGATGTGGTTGCCGCTGGTGAGGACGTCCACCCCCAGATTGAGGAGCTCTTCGGCCACCTGGGGGGTGATGCCGATGCCGCCGGCGGCGTTTTCGCCGTTGGCCACCACCAGGTCCACCAGATGGCGGTCCACCAGCCGGGGAACCAGCTCCTGCACCGCCCGCCGCCCCGGAGAGCCCACGATGTCGCCCACAAAGAGGATGCGCATGGGCGGCCTACCGGGCGTAATCCACCGCCCGGGTCTCCCGGATGACGGTGACCTTGATCTGGCCAGGGTAGGTGAGCTCCCGCTCGATCTTCTTGGCCACCTCCCGGCTCAGGAGGGCGGCCTCCTCGTCGCTCACCTTGTCGCTCTCCACAATGAGGCGGATCTCCCGGCCCGCCTGGATGGCGTAGCTCTTGCTGATGCCGTTGAAGGAGCGGGCGATCTTCTCCAGGGCCTCCAGGCGCTTGATGTAGGTCTCCAGCATCTCCCGGCGGGCCCCGGGGCGGGCGCCGGAGAGGGTGTCGGCGGCCTGCACCAGGACCGCCAGGACGCTCTCGGTGGGCACGTCCTCATGATGGGCGGCGATGGCGTGCACCACCTTGGGGGATTCGCCGTAGCGTTTGGCCAGATCGGCGCCGATGAGGGCGTGCACGCCCTCGGCTTCGTGGTCCACCGCCTTGCCGATGTCGTGGAGCAGCCCCGCCCGCTTGGCCTGCTTCTCATTGAGGCCCAGCTCCGCCGCCATGATGCCGCAGAGGTAGCAGACCTCGATGGAGTGCTGGAGCACGTTTTGGGCGTAGCTGGTGCGGTACTTAAGTTTGCCCAGGAGCTTGATGAGGTCGGGGTGCAGGCCGTGGACCCCGGTGTCGAAGGCGGCCTCTTCCCCGGCCTCCCGGATGGACGCCTCCATCTCCTGGGAGACCTTCTCCACAATCTCCTCGATGCGCCCGGGGTGGATGCGGCCGTCGGCGATGAGGCGCTCCAGGCTGCGGCGGGCCACCTCCCGGCGGATGGGGTTGAAGGCCGAGAGGATGACCGCTTCGGGGGTGTCGTCGATGATGATGTCCACGCCGGTGGCGGCCTCGAGAGCCCGGATGTTGCGGCCCTCCCGGCCGATGATGCGGCCCTTCATCTCCTCGTTAGGGAGAGGCACCACGCTCACCGTCTG from Desulfobaccales bacterium encodes:
- the rny gene encoding ribonuclease Y, which gives rise to MYILFYTFIAAVLGGLGFAAGFFYRKHVIDSHIGSLEALGKKILDDARKEAESIKKEARVQSKEQIFLLKQEFEKETQERRNEFNQIERRLLQREEHLDKKAAALDEREADLNRRQKLTDQLEKELAEKQEEYQRLLAEQNARLEQLAGMTAAEAKDLLLKTLEREVRIDAARLVKRIDTEAREMADRKAKEIIALAIKRYASDYVAEQTVSVVPLPNEEMKGRIIGREGRNIRALEAATGVDIIIDDTPEAVILSAFNPIRREVARRSLERLIADGRIHPGRIEEIVEKVSQEMEASIREAGEEAAFDTGVHGLHPDLIKLLGKLKYRTSYAQNVLQHSIEVCYLCGIMAAELGLNEKQAKRAGLLHDIGKAVDHEAEGVHALIGADLAKRYGESPKVVHAIAAHHEDVPTESVLAVLVQAADTLSGARPGARREMLETYIKRLEALEKIARSFNGISKSYAIQAGREIRLIVESDKVSDEEAALLSREVAKKIERELTYPGQIKVTVIRETRAVDYAR
- a CDS encoding TIGR00282 family metallophosphoesterase, with product MRILFVGDIVGSPGRRAVQELVPRLVDRHLVDLVVANGENAAGGIGITPQVAEELLNLGVDVLTSGNHIWKHKEILPYLEESERLLRPANYPPGTPGRGWAVVETAAGRRVAVLNLEGRVFMSPLECPFRTADRLLAELPSDLAAIIVDFHAEATSEKQALGYYLDGRVSALIGTHTHVQTADERVLAGGTGYITDVGMTGPLNGVIGMKKEIILERFLSQRPQPFKVAAAQVQLQGVLLELTDDGRCRGITRIQEALKG